The genomic window AAATTGGAAAATAAATGATTTTAAGAATgtattatctatattatttgtatgtGCATAATTAATAAGGAAACATAAATCTTTAGgtttaattaatatttgtttggatagaatattttttttttttagaatATCTAATAGAATATTAACTAAAAAATTTGatacatatttttcttgttcatattttaagcattcattaaaataattatataaaaatggatcattaaaaaaaacatgaaaataatgttttgaccaattatattttttttcatcttgataaatttttattttataattaacataaaattttaataatttcaaaatattatcatttattcGATATTTAGGTATATTTGCTTCTttaacataattatatgattcTTTTTTCCTTAGAATAAAATGTGTATTATCTATATAGCTTTTCGTATAGATGTTATTATTAGTACAATCGGTATTTATATTCTGTGTATTGTGTATATGATCACTTctaatatcattatttatgatatttttcctaatataatttataaaatttttcctttctgtttctatataattccttatttttgtaaagctgttaatatttttaatttccATGCGGTCATTCTTAATATTTCCATATTCAAAAGATATGTTAATATCTGAACGTATGTTTTCTTTATTACCTACACATACACCTAACAAGCatactttattttttatttctttaagCAAATTTATGCATTCTTCGCTATTCATGTAAGCTTTTTCTACAACGATTTCAACTAGAGGTACACCACATCTGTTATAGTCTagtaatattttatgtggttttatatgtatctggttgttattatttgtGACATAATGttcattattaattatttctgaatgtatattaaaattttgtattttattatgattagTATTTATATCATGTATGGTATCATTATCATGATTCTCTATGTTTTTATGACGATCAGAATTAATATGCTTATCATTGAAATTTTTAccttcttcatttttttgaCAGAAATGTAAGTAACACTTACTGGTATCTTCTTCAAGGTGTACactttttatatcatattttttttcattcaaaaatatataccCATCATATCCAATAGGGTTATCTTTTTGTGTAATCTGGTAACCTTTGGGGAGgtcataataattataaatttttctaTCGAAGgagatattattatttaagtTACAATTAAAAATAGTCGATATTAAATATGCGAATAAAACAGCTGTACTGTTTAATGTATTTAGAGACCCTACTTCTCCTATACAAgtattacatatatatttattgggttccatattttcattattatgatatttctttataacAATATCGTTTG from Plasmodium reichenowi strain SY57 chromosome 6, whole genome shotgun sequence includes these protein-coding regions:
- a CDS encoding glutamyl-tRNA(Gln) amidotransferase subunit B, putative, giving the protein MLGHVLHFHHIMIRYVIFSSFFMFIIHYHCFITCFNINHITNNNILLTPTNTCLLKKGRKNEYLNFYCNGMGQVKKHGYALRKNAVFFSDIRNKEIEENNISYIDKNVKCKIGLEVHIQLSTKYKAFCNCFNISSLYGEKTYEKNHNDLIAFIRENIWKEKRDQVNNEQLPNDEVHNEQVHNDQVNNEQLPNDQVYNDQVNNEQLPNDQVYNDQVYNDQVYNDKVHNEQVHYDKVPNKQKNILQSIFKNQTGMNKDLINNNTSNDIVIKKYHNNENMEPNKYICNTCIGEVGSLNTLNSTAVLFAYLISTIFNCNLNNNISFDRKIYNYYDLPKGYQITQKDNPIGYDGYIFLNEKKYDIKSVHLEEDTSKCYLHFCQKNEEGKNFNDKHINSDRHKNIENHDNDTIHDINTNHNKIQNFNIHSEIINNEHYVTNNNNQIHIKPHKILLDYNRCGVPLVEIVVEKAYMNSEECINLLKEIKNKVCLLGVCVGNKENIRSDINISFEYGNIKNDRMEIKNINSFTKIRNYIETERKNFINYIRKNIINNDIRSDHIHNTQNINTDCTNNNIYTKSYIDNTHFILRKKESYNYVKEANIPKYRINDNILKLLKFYVNYKIKIYQDEKKYNWSKHYFHVFFNDPFLYNYFNECLKYEQEKYVSNFLVNILLDILKKKNILSKQILIKPKDLCFLINYAHTNNIDNTFLKSFIFQFIDKEFKRQDFYEQLKHINQNDIEHILIELIKQNKHYLKYDQNKISIINQQNFKNRIIGLLKNKLNAHTSNVLINYKHVNDFILNYINKDVL